The Fusarium fujikuroi IMI 58289 draft genome, chromosome FFUJ_chr01 sequence TTCGACACATCGTAAGATAATGGCATCAGGCGCGCAGAAGGAACCtcgcaagacaagaagaacagctaATGCGTATGTTATATGTCCACCGCTTTAAGCTTAATCTATATGCCCCCGCCCCCCGCTTCGTTGGGTGGCTGAGAGTGTTCTGGGCTGACGGCGTCATAGCTGTGTCGCGTGTAGACAGAGTAAGATCAAGTGCTCTGGCGATGATCCGTGTCAGAATTGCCAGCGACGTTCTGTGCAATGTCGCTTTACGGAGGGAGGGGCAAAGGTGATGGTATCAGAAAAGTTCGTCATCAGGTGTCCTTATCTCAACCCTCACTGACGAACCCAAGAtatctccaagatcttcaaaaACGAGTAGAGCAGCAACAACGCTCACCGTCAAGTAACATCTTCGACAACACAGGTCAACTAGATACAGCATTCACATACCGCTCACCTCCCACGGCCTCAGCACCACCTCCATACCGTTCATCAATGGACGCAGCATCCGTCCACTCTCAAAACTCTCACCCCTCATACTGTTCGCCgccaatatcatcatctcaagtTGGAGGAGATAACTACTCTCCCGGATTGAAGCGCACTAACGATGCTGCTTTTGGAAACGATGTCAATGGTGAGTGCGGGGTTGATACCAGTCTTGCTTCTCCTGCGCTCACGGTAGGctcccaacaacaacaatctGACCCGTTGGTTAAAGATCCAGCTACTTCGTCCTACTCGCAACAAACCGGCGAGTCGCCATTGACTATCTGGCCGAGTGCGTTTACAATACCGTCTaagatcatcaagaacacTCGCAAGAATAGGCGCACGTGGAGTGAGTGCAATAGCTGGTTTACGAGAGACATTCTGACATGTAACAGTATGGCTTGCGCCTTGGTCAACGTGGTCTTTCACTCTACGGCTCATGCTTATGCTCGGCGATAAGCTACAACCAGGTGGTCTCAACATACCACCACAACTAATCGAAGAAGACGTCTACAAGCTGTCCTGGACACAACTAGACAAAGCCGATGTCTCCGGCCTCCCCTCCCTCGACTACGCGATCTATCTCTTCCACACCTTCAAATTCCACCTAGGCCAAACCTACCGTCTCTTCGACGAGGTGGAATTCGTGAATCAGATCCGTGATTTCTATTCTGACGCGCAGAACAAGGCAGAGGAGAACCGCCTCTGGTATGTCAAGTTTCTCTTGATTCTAGCCTTTGGAAGCGCATTCCTCTCCTCCCAGCCTGTCCCATCCAAGGAACCCCCCGGTGCAAAGTTCTTTGTGCGTGCGATGGGTCTCATGCCGGATCATACGGCGCTTTGGAAGGATAGCTTATTTGCGATAGAGGTTTTGGCCATGGTTGGCTTGTATTTGTATTCGATTGATGAGAGGGAGTCTGCTCACGTATATGTAGGTTTTCTGTGGAAGTTTTTGTTCTATGACTGACGGATATACAGCTTGGCCAGGCTATTCGAATCGCTCAGTTGGAGGGTTTGCATACGCAGTTACCTGACGATGAGCTGGGTAGTGAGACAGTGACCTCTTGTCGTGATTTATGGTGGACGTTGTACATCATGGATCGCCATTTCTCGTCTTCTTTGGGGCTTCCTATGTCTGTTCAAGATAGTGACATTTCTACACCAGTCAACCCACCAAATGTTGGGTCACAAGATGATAGCGCTCGCAGTCTTCAAGTGAATCTGTCTCATCTTCTGTCCGTGATATTAACCAGTAAGTTTCAGTCTGAAGAATCCTCCATCGATTACTAACCTTTCTAGCACTTTACAAGCCAGAGAAAACACCACTTGATCAATTCCTTGAGCAAACCAAGGCAATTCTTCACACGCTCGCCCACCACGCTCAAGAGATTGAAAGGATCATATCTCTGAAATTCAAAAACTCAGTAGATACCATGCCGCGAGGCACAAAGTACATAACGCTTCTTTACCACCAGGTGAGTTTTCCAATCCTCGCTCAACTACACGTTTAACATTTCTAGTGCGTTATTGTCGCCACAAGACCTCTGTTACTATCAGTCCTCAAAGAACGTCTTGACATTCTTGGCCAACCAGGTGATGAGAACTCAGAGGCATTCCTCGGCCAAACAGCAGCTGTTATCTCGACTGGTATTAAATCAGCCGTCAAAACACTACAAATCCTCACCAGCGAGTACAGTCTCCTGGGTATGTATCCCTAATCCCTCGCCTACTGTCGCTAACACCTCACAGAGGTTTTTCTCCCCTACGATCTCGAGTTCACCTTCGGCGCTGCTCTCCATCTAAACATGGCAACCGCCCTCTTCCCAGGTGTAGCAGATGACCAAGGCTGCCGTCTACTAATTCACCAACTCCTCGACAACATGATCGCCCGCGGTAATCGCCTCGCATCCGTTCGAAAGCAAGAGCTCGTGTATCTCGAAGCCCAATGCCAAGAACTGGTGGCTCAAGTACAACAACAGGGTCTTCAAACATTATCCCTCGCAGTAACAGACGAAGACTTGGCGAGAAAGGCGGATGAGGAACAGCAACGACTTCTTGCGCAGGAGACGCTGGGGATGGAGGCTCCGATGAATTGTTTGCAGAATCCTATGACGAGTGATATGGAGTTTCTTGATAATATTGGGATTTCGTCAGAGGAGTTCTTGTCGATTGTGCATCAGATAGGGGATCCAGATATTATGCCTGAGAACATGTTAACTTTGGAGTAAGGGGAAAATTAGATAGGGTGTCTCAATTGGTTCTTTTAAatgattatatatttagtattaaactCAATCTAAAGCATTTAGTTACGGTTTGAAAACATATATTATGCAGTATTTGGTATATAAGCTACTGCGGCGTACGAGCCGTAACAAGTATTGCTGTTGATTTGAGGTCCCAGCCATTTCCACCATGCTTAATCTGGAGATGTTCGACCAGGACCTTATTGAAATCATCTTCATACTGCTCCTTTTGCTCCACAGTCCAATACTTGTTGATTATCCACTTAACCATCATTCCAAATGAGGCTAAAAAGCTCTCAGCATTGGCAACAGGACGGATGAGATCAACAGTTTCGACCTTGACATCAACGAAGCCGTGACGGACCAGCTCCGCTTCAATACCT is a genomic window containing:
- a CDS encoding related to C6 transcription factor gives rise to the protein MASGAQKEPRKTRRTANACVACRQSKIKCSGDDPCQNCQRRSVQCRFTEGGAKVMVSEKYLQDLQKRVEQQQRSPSSNIFDNTGQLDTAFTYRSPPTASAPPPYRSSMDAASVHSQNSHPSYCSPPISSSQVGGDNYSPGLKRTNDAAFGNDVNGECGVDTSLASPALTVGSQQQQSDPLVKDPATSSYSQQTGESPLTIWPSAFTIPSKIIKNTRKNRRTWIWLAPWSTWSFTLRLMLMLGDKLQPGGLNIPPQLIEEDVYKLSWTQLDKADVSGLPSLDYAIYLFHTFKFHLGQTYRLFDEVEFVNQIRDFYSDAQNKAEENRLWYVKFLLILAFGSAFLSSQPVPSKEPPGAKFFVRAMGLMPDHTALWKDSLFAIEVLAMVGLYLYSIDERESAHVYLGQAIRIAQLEGLHTQLPDDELGSETVTSCRDLWWTLYIMDRHFSSSLGLPMSVQDSDISTPVNPPNVGSQDDSARSLQVNLSHLLSVILTTLYKPEKTPLDQFLEQTKAILHTLAHHAQEIERIISLKFKNSVDTMPRGTKYITLLYHQCVIVATRPLLLSVLKERLDILGQPGDENSEAFLGQTAAVISTGIKSAVKTLQILTSEYSLLEVFLPYDLEFTFGAALHLNMATALFPGVADDQGCRLLIHQLLDNMIARGNRLASVRKQELVYLEAQCQELVAQVQQQGLQTLSLAVTDEDLARKADEEQQRLLAQETLGMEAPMNCLQNPMTSDMEFLDNIGISSEEFLSIVHQIGDPDIMPENMLTLE